The DNA segment ATCAGCCATTGCCAGAACGGCAGCGGTTTGGTGTGCGGGTTGTCGACGCGGAAAGTCTTCACGCCCTCCTCGACCCAGCCGACCACCACGTCACGCAGCGCCAGCCACAGCGAGGGCACCGCCTCGGCGGCATAGAAATCGACGTTGACGATGTCCTGGTATTTTTTCGGCGGGTTCTCTGCATAGCGGATGCTGCCGTCGGGACGCCAGCTGAACCAGCCGGGGTGCTCGATCAGCCAGGGGTGGTCTTGCGAGCACTGGATGGCGAAGTCCAGGGCGATCTCCAGGCCATGCTCAGCGGCAGCCGCCACCAACCTGCGAAAGTCCTCGCGGGTGCCCAGCTCAGGGTGGATGGCATCATGGCCGCCTTCGGGGCTACCAATGGCATAAGGGCTGCCAGGATCGCTGGGTTCGGCTTGCAGGGCATTATTGCGGCCCTTGCGGTGCTTCTTGCCAATTGGATGGATGGGCGGGAAATACAACACGTCAAAGCCCATGTCGCGGATCATCGGCAGGCGCTGGTGAACATCATTGAAGGTGCCATGGCGCTCAGGGTCATCAGTGATCGAACGCGGGAACAGCTCGTACCAACTGGCGAACTGCGCTGCCGGTCGATCGACATCGAGGGGAAACTCAGCGCTGCGGGTCAGGTAGCTGCGGTGTTCGGCCTCGATCATCAGCCGCGCGGTCTCGGCGTCCAGCAGCAGGGCGACCTGCTCGTCCGCAGGCAGCTCAGACAAGCGCGATTGCAGCGCAACGATCGCTTCGCGTAGCGGCCCCTCGCTGCGCTCTGCACCCTTGCCCAGCAGCAACCTGCCCTCCTCCAGCTCAAGCTTGACCTCGACCCCGGCGTGGTACTTCTTTTCAAGGTCATGGCAGTAGGTGGCGAACGGATCGATCCAGGCCTCGATACTGAACAGGTGCAAGCCCAGCTGGACAGGCGTGAACTCGGCCAGCCACAGGTCGTTACCCGCCGCCTGCATCGTCACGCCGTGCCAGTGTCGACTGTTGGCCTCGCGCCAGTGCAGCAGCACCATCAACTGGTCATGGCCGTCGCTGTAGACCTTGCTGCTGACCTGCACCGGCTGGCCGCTGATGGCCTTGGCGGCGAAGGTGCCACCGTCGAGCACCGGGCTTGTGTTTTCGATCACCAAACGTGGCGCCAGCAGCGCCTGCGACAGGCTGATGGCCTGTTCGGGGTGGTCGTTGGCCATGGGTACGCTTTCGAAGGGCTCGCTGCGAGACATCGGACTGTGCTCCCTGTTGGCGATGGCGGTAAGGGTTCAGAGCCGTCGGACGCGGGAGGGGTTCAAAAAAATTGAGCGAATGGCGCAGGCCCGGATCAAAGCCTCTACACCCTCTGAACACCCCAGCGAGGACAGGCGATGAACATTCCCATTCCACCGGAAACTCCCGATCCGAACATCGACGACCCCAGCTTGCCGCCGCCGGTGCCCGAACAAGAGCCGAACGAGCTGCCGATCAAGCCGACCGTGCCGCCAACCGTGGGTGACCCGCCGAGCCAGGAGCCACCGGTGAAAGCCAAAGGATAGACCAACGGCCTGATAATTCTGCCAGTAGCTGCAATCGCGCCAGGTTCCGATGATGGGTTCTCTCGAACAACAACAGGAGAACCCAGCATGGATGAGTTGCTCACCCGCGTGGACAGTGAACGACGCCTATTGCAGGCACTGCAAAATGCTGGCGCCGACTACGCCACGCTAAGCACGCGATTGAAGGAAATTGACAGCCACAAACTCAACCGCGCCTTGCGCGATTTGGGTGTGACCGTTGATCTTCAGCACGATTCGGCCATCACCCTGCACGCCTTGCTCGATACGTTATGCGGCTCGACGAATAAGACGCACGATTGTTGATTACTTCCAGCGGACATCGCCGCCTCTGCGCCAGCCCTACTCCCACGGATTGACCGCCCTAGACCAGGTCATGCGATCCCCGTGGGAGCTGATGTACTCATGAGAGGCCGTCAATGATCTCAACAGCATCAAGCCGTTCTCTGCTGCCCGGTCAATTCCTCGACACTGATTTCACGCATGCGAAACTTCTGCACCTTGCCCGTAACCGTCATCGGAAACTCATCCACCAAACGGTAATGCCTGGGCACCTTGAAATGCGCCATGCGCGCCTTGCACCAGCTATGTAGCTCCTCAACCGTCGCCGTGTGCCCGGGATGCAGCTTGATCCAGGCCACCACCTCTTCCCCATACTTGCTGCACGGGATGCCGATCACCTGGGCATCGGCCACCGCCGGGTGGGTGTAGAAGAACTCTTCCAGCTCGCGCGGGTAGATGTTCTCCCCTCCCCTGATGATCATGTCCTTGTTGCGCCCAACGATGCGTACATAGCCCTGCTCATCCATCACCGCCAGGTCGCCGCTGTGCATCCAGCGCGCCGGGTCGATGGCATCGGCGCTGGCCTGGGGGTTGTCCCAGTAGCCGAGCATCACGCTATAGCCGCGGGTACACAGCTCGCCGACCTGGCCACGGGCGACGATGCAGCCGTGCTCATCGATCAGCTTGGTTTCCAGCTGGGGCTGGGTGCGGCCGACGGTGGTCACGCGCAGTTCCAGTTCGTCGTCCGGGCCGGTTTGCAGTGAGACTGGGCTGGTCTCGGTCATGCCGTAGGCGATTTGCACCTGGGCCATGTGCATCTGCTCGATCACCCGACGCATGACCTCGATCGGGCAGGTGGCGCCGGCCATGATGCCGCTGCGCAAGCTTGAGAGGTCCAGTTGCTGGCGTGACGGGTGGTCGAGCATGGCGATGAACATGGTCGGCACGCCATAGAGGATGCTGGCGCGCTCTTCGGCCACCGCGCGCAGGGTCAGCTCGGGGTCGAAGGCGTCGTTGGGGTAGATCATGGTGCTGCCATGGGTGATGCAACCCAGGTTGGCCATGACCATGCCGAAGCAGTGGTACAGCGGCACCGGGATCACCATGCGGTCGTGTTCGGAGAGGGCGAGGCTTTCGCCGACCATCCAGCCGTTGTTGAGAATGTTGTAGTGGCTGAGCGTCGCCCCTTTAGGCGCACCGGTGGTGCCGGAGGTGTATTGGATGTTTACCGGCTGGTCGAACTGCAAGCTCTGCTGGCGGGCCGTGTAGGCCTCAAGCGACGTCTGCCCTGCCCGTTCGGCAAGCGCCTGCCAGGGCAGGAAGCCTTGCGGCGGCTGGGCGGCCAGGCTGATCACCCCGCGTAGCTGGGGCAGGCTTTCGCTGGCCAGTTCGCCCACGGCTGCCGTGGCCAGCTCGGGTACCAGCGCTTGCACCATGGCGTGGTAATCGGAGGTCTTGAAGGCATCGGCGCAGACCAGCCAGCGGCAGCCGGACTGGCGCAGCACGTAGTCCAACTCAGCAACGCGATAAGCCGGGTTGATGTTGACCAGAATCGCGCCGACCTTGGCGCTGGCCAACTGCAGGATGCACCACTGGGCGCAGTTGGGCGCCCAAATGCCGACCCGATCGCCTGTGTTGACGCCCAGCGCCATCAAGGCGCGGGCATGCGCATCGACCTGTTCGGCCAGCTGCTGCCAGATATAGCGCACGCCCTGGTGGCGTACCACCAGCGCTTCGCGGTCGGCATGACGGGCCACGGTGGCAGCGAAGGCCTGGCCGATGGTCTGCTCGAGCAAGGGCCGGTCCTGGCGGCCGCGGGTGTAGCTGGGTTGATTCATGACTGTCCCTTCTTGTGGTTGTTCTGGGCATGACTGAAGCAAGCGACGAATACTCTGGCGCAGATTTACGTTAACGTAAAGGTCATGAACGGATTGACAGTGAAGTGAGCCAGGTTTACGTTAACGTAAAGGTTACAAGCAGCGTGGGAGCGGGTTTGACCCGCGACAGCAATCCAATGGCATCCAGGGCCATACTGATATTGATAGACGCCATCGCGGGGCGAGCCCGCTCCCACGCGCCAAGCTCACTCAGGCCTAGCCAAGAACAAGAAGGTGCCCCACATGCATTACCCCTCCCTGAACTTCGCCCTGGGCGAAACCGTCGACATGCTGCGCGAACAGGTGCAGGCCTTCGTCGCGGCCGAACTGGCCCCGCGCGCCGCGCAGATCGATCAGGACAACCTGTTCCCCGCCGACATGTGGCGCAAATTCGGCGACATGGGCCTGCTCGGCGTCACCGTGCCGGAAGAATACGGCGGTGCCGGCCTGGGCTACCTGGCCCACGTGGTGGCCATGGAAGAGATCAGCCGCGGTTCGGCCTCGGTGGCGCTGTCGTACGGCGCGCACTCCAACCTGTGCGTCAACCAGATCAACCGCAACGGCAGTCACGAGCAGAAGCAGAAATACCTGCCCAAGCTGATCAGCGGCGAGCACATCGGCGCCCTGGCCATGAGCGAACCCAACGCAGGCTCCGACGTGGTATCGATGAAGCTGCGCGCCGAGAAGCGCGGCGATCACTACGTGCTCAACGGCAGCAAGACCTGGATCACCAACGGCCCCGACGCCAACACCTACGTGATCTACGCCAAGACCGACCTGGACAAGGGCGCCCATGGCATCAGCGCGTTCATCGTCGAGCGCGACTGGAAAGGTTTTACCCGCAGCAACAAGTTCGACAAGCTCGGCATGCGCGGCTCGAACACCTGCGAGCTGTTCTTCGATGACGTCCAGGTGCCCGAAGAAAATATCCTCGGCCAGCTCAACGGCGGCGTGCGCGTGCTAATGAGCGGGCTGGACTACGAGCGCGTGGTGCTCTCCGGTGGCCCGACCGGGATCATGCAAGCGTGCATGGACCTGGTGGTGCCATACATCCACGACCGCAAGCAATTCGGCCAGAGCATCGGCGAGTTCCAGCTGATCCAGGGCAAGATCGCCGACATGTACACCCAGCTCAATGCCAGCCGCGCCTACCTGTATGCCGTAGCCCAGGCCTGCGACCGTGGCGAGACCACCCGCAAGGACGCCGCTGGGGTCATCCTCTACACCGCCGAGCGCGCCACGCAAATGGCTCTTGAGGCGATTCAGATTCTGGGGGGCAACGGCTACATCAACGAGTTCCCGGCGGGGCGTCTGCTGCGCGATGCCAAGCTGTACGAAATCGGCGCCGGCACCAGCGAGATTCGCCGGATGCTGATCGGCCGCGAACTGTTCAACGAAACCCGCTGAGCAAAAGGAACTGGCGCCCATGGCTATCCTGCATACCCAGATCAACCCGCGCTCGGCAGAGTTCGCCGCCAATGGCGCGGCCATGCTCGAACAGGTCCAGGCCCTGCGCGGCCTGCTCGCCCACATCGCGCAGGGCGGCGGGCCCAAGGCCCAGGAGCGGCACACCTCGCGCGGCAAATTGCTGCCACGTGAGCGTATCGACCGCTTGCTGGATGCCGGCTCGGCGTTTCTTGAGGTCGGCCAATTGGCCGCCCATGAGGTGTACGGCGAAGACGTCCCCGCTGCCGGGGTGATCGCCGGCATTGGCCGAGTCGAAGGTGTCGAGTGCATGATCGTGGCCAACGACGCCACGGTCAAAGGCGGCTCGTACTACCCGCTGACGGTGAAAAAACACCTGCGCGCACAGACCATCGCCCTGCAGAACCGCCTGCCGTGCATCTACCTGGTGGATTCGGGCGGGGCCAACCTGCCGCGCCAGGATGAAGTATTCCCGGACCGCGAGCATTTCGGGCGGATCTTCTTCAATCAGGCCAACATGAGCGCCCTGGGCATTCCGCAAATCGCCGTGGTGATGGGCTCGTGCACCGCTGGCGGCGCCTATGTGCCGGCGATGGCCGACGAGGCGATCATGGTCCGCCAGCAGGCGACCATCTTCCTCGCCGGCCCGCCCTTGGTGAAGGCCGCTACGGGTGAAGTGGTCAGCGCTGAAGACCTGGGCGGCGCCGACGTGCACTGCCGCACCAGCGGCGTGGCCGACCACTATGCCGACAACGACGAGCACGCCTTGGCCCTGGCCCGGCGCAGCGTGGCCAACCTCAACTGGCACAAGCTCGGTAAGCTGCAACGCCAGGCGCCAGTGGCGCCGCTGTATGCCGCCGATGAGCTGTACGGCGTGGTGCCAGCCGATGCCAAGCAGCCGTTCGATGTGCGCGAGGTGATTGCGCGGCTGGTCGACGGCTCGGTGTTCGATGAGTTCAAGGCGCTGTTCGGCACCACCCTGGTGTGCGGTTTTGCCCACTTGCACGGCTACCCGGTGGCGATCCTGGCCAACAACGGCATCCTGTTTGCCGAAGCTGCGCAAAAAGGCGCGCACTTTATCGAGCTGGCCTGCCAGCGCGGCATCCCCTTGCTGTTTTTGCAGAACATCACCGGCTTCATGGTCGGCAAGAAATACGAAGAAGGCGGCATCGCCAAGCACGGCGCCAAGCTGGTCACCGCGGTGGCCTGCGCCCAGGTGCCGAAGTTCACCGTGATCATCGGCGGCAGCTTTGGCGCGGGTAACTACGGCATGTGCGGGCGGGCCTACGACCCACGCTTCTTGTGGATGTGGCCCAATGCGCGGATTGGCGTGATGGGCGCCGAACAGGCCGCTGGGGTGCTGGCGCAGGTCAAGCGTGAGCAGAGCGAGCGCAGCGGCCAGGCCTTCAGCGCCGACGATGAGGCCAAGCTCAAGCAGCCGATCCTCGATCAGTACGAGCGCCAGGGCCACCCCTACTACTCCAGCGCCCGGCTGTGGGACGACGGCGTCATCGACCCGGCACAAACCCGCGACGTGCTCGGCCTGGCGCTGTCTGCCGCGCTGAACGCGCCCATCGAACAGAGCCGCTTCGGCATATTCCGGATGTGACCCATGAGCGATTTCAGCACCCTTGAACTGATCAAGGACCCGCGCGGCTTCGCCACCCTGTGGCTGAACCGCGCCGACAAGAACAACGCCTTCAACGCGCAGATGATCCGCGAGCTGATCGTCGCCATCGACCAGCTCGGCGCCGACGCCAGCCTGCGTTTCGTGGTGCTGCGCGGCCGTGGCCGGCACTTCAGTGCCGGCGCCGATCTGGCCTGGATGCAGCAATCGGCGCAGCTGGACTTCAACACCAACCTGGACGACGCCCATGAACTGGGCGAGCTGATGTACAACCTGCACAACCTCAAGCTGCCAACTGTGGCGGTGGTGCAAGGCGCGGCCTTCGGCGGCGCCCTGGGGCTGATCAGCTGCTGCGACATGGCCATTGGTGCCGAGGACTCCCAGTTTTGCCTGTCCGAGGTGCGCATCGGCCTGGCGCCAGCGGTGATCAGCCCGTTCGTGGTCAAGGCCATCGGCGAGCGCGCCGCACGCCGCTATGCGCTCACCGCCGAACGCTTCAGCGGCCTGCGCGCCCGCGAGCTGGGCCTGCTGGCCGAGGCCTACCCTGGCGCCGAGCTTGAGCAGCAGGTCGAGGCCTGGGTCGACAACCTGCTGCTCAACAGCCCCCAGGCCCTGCGCGTGAGCAAGGAGTTGCTGCGTGAAGTCGGTCATGGCGAGCTGACCCCGGCCGTGCGCCGCTACTGTGAAAACAGCATCGCCCGCATCCGCGTCAGCCCCGAAGGCCAGGAGGGCCTGCGCGCCTTTTTGGAAAAACGCCGCCCTGCCTGGCAAGACTTTGATAAGGAACCGCGCCCATGAGCCAACCCACGCTGACCACCCTGCTGGTCGCCAACCGCGGTGAGATCGCCTGCCGGGTGATGCGCACGGCCAAGGCCATGGGCCTGACCACGGTCGCCGTGCACAGCGCCATCGACCGCGAAGCCCGGCATGCGCGTGAAGCTGATATTCGTATTGACCTGGGCGGCGCCAAGGCTGCCGAGAGCTATCTGGACATCGACAAGTTGCTGGCCGCCGCCAAGGCCAGTGGCGCCCAGGCGATTCACCCAGGGTACGGTTTCTTGTCGGAAAACGCAGGTTTCGCCCGCGCCATTGAACAGGCCGGGCTGATCTTCCTCGGCCCACCGGCCAGCGCCATCGACGCCATGGGCAGCAAGTCGGCGGCCAAGGCATTGATGGAAAACGCAGGTGTTCCGCTGGTGCCGGGTTATCACGGTGAAGCGCAAGATCTGGAAACCTTCCGCGCCGCCGCCGAACGCATCGGCTATCCGGTGCTGCTCAAGGCCAGCGCTGGCGGCGGTGGCAAGGGCATGAAAGTGGTCGAGGAAGAAAGCCAGCTGGCTGACGCCCTCGCCTCGGCCCAGCGTGAGGCGCAGTCGTCGTTTGGCGATTCGCGGATGCTGGTGGAAAAGTACGTGCTCAAGCCGCGCCACGTGGAGATCCAGGTATTCGCCGACCAGCATGGCAACTGCCTGTACCTCAACGAGCGCGACTGCTCGATTCAGCGTCGTCACCAAAAAGTGGTCGAGGAAGCGCCAGCCCCAGGGCTCTCGCCCGAGTTGCGTCAGGCCATGGGCCAAGCGGCAGTGCGTGCCGCCCAGGCGATTGGTTACGTCGGCGCAGGCACCGTGGAGTTTTTGCTCGATGCCCGCGGCGAGTTCTTCTTCATGGAAATGAACACGCGCTTGCAAGTCGAGCACCCGGTGACCGAGGCGATTACCGGCCTGGACCTGGTCGCCTGGCAGATTCGCGTGGCGCGTGGCGAGGCGCTGCCGATCAGCCAGGCGCAGGTGCCGCTGATCGGCCATGCGATCGAGGTGCGTCTGTATGCTGAAGACCCGGCCAATGAGTTCTTGCCGGCCACGGGCACCCTCAGCCTGTACCGCGAATCGGCGCCTGGTGAAGGCCGGCGGGTGGATAGCGGCGTCAGCGAGGGCGACAGTGTGTCGCCGTTCTACGACCCGATGCTGGGCAAGCTGATTGCCTGGGGTGAAGATCGCGAACAGGCGCGGCTGCGCTTGCTGGCGATGCTCGATGAGTTCGCCATTGGCGGGGTGAAAACCAACATTGCCTTCTTGCGCAGAATTCTCGCGCATCCGGCGTTTGCCGCGGCAGAGCTGGATACGGGTTTCATTGCGCGTCATCAAGAGGTGTTGCTGCCGACTGCCAGCGAGCTGCCCGCCGCGTTCTGGCAGGCTGCTGCCGAGGCCTGGTTGCAGAGCACGCCTGCGCAGCTGCGCGCTGACGATCCTGGCTCGCCGTGGGATGAGCGTGAGGGCTTGCGGTTAGGCTTGCCAGCACGTAGCAGTGTGCACCTGACCAGTGCTGGGCAAGATCAAGCCGTGGCGCTGGAGCGCAGTGCGCCGTCCACTTTGCGCCTTGAAGGCGAGCAGCTGTGCGAGGACCGCGACGGCCTGCGCCGCCGGCATCTGGCCATTCGCCGGGCTGGCACGCTGTATCTGCGCTGGGAGGGCGACATGCATGCCATTACCGCGTTCGACCCGATTGCCGAGGCTGAAGCCAGCCACAGCCACCAGGGCGGGCTCAGTGCGCCAATGAACGGCAGCATCGTGCGGGTACTGGTCGAGCCTGGGCAACTGGTCGAGGCCGGCACCGCGCTGGTGGTGCTGGAGGCGATGAAGATGGAGCACAGCATTCGCGCGCCCCAGGGCGGGACGGTGCAGGCACTGTTCTGTCAGGAGGGGGATATGGTCAGTGAAGGGGCGGTGTTGGTCGAGTTGGCTGACTGATCGGAGATTTTGGGGCCGCGCTGCGGCCCTTCGCGGCGGTTCGGCGCCCCGACAAGCCCGCGAAGGGCTGCGAAGCAGCCCCAAAATCCCAAATCTAAAAAATCCCGTGAACCCGCACCACCACGCCTAGAAACTCACACCCAGGTTCGCACAGAACCGTCGGATAGCGCGTATTCAGCGGCCTAAGCAAGCGTTCACCGCCCTCCTCGATCAACTGGCGCAGCACCGCTGATTTGCCCGGCTGGCGAGCAATCACCAGCTTGCCCGGCTGCACCTCAAGCCCGGTATCCACCAGGATCAGCATGCCCTCGGGCACGCTCTTGCCGCTGGCGGCATTCATCGAGTCGTTTTCCACCGGCAGCCAGTAGGCATTGCCCGCAGGCATGTAGTCGGTCTGCTCTTGCAGTTCGCTTGCCGTGGGCAGCCCTTCCTGCAGATCCGCCCAACTCAGCACCGGAAAACGAAAACTGGCATAGCGCAACGCTTGCGCCGACAGCGGCTGCTCGGTGGCGTAACTGCCCTGCGCCTCGCGCACCAGATCACGCTCGACCACCATCGCCTGCGCCTCCAAATACACCAGGCCCAGCACTTCGAGTTTCTCGTTGATGGTCTGCAAGGTCGGCCTGCGCGAACCGCGCAGCCAATGACCGACGCCGCCTTGGGTCATCTGCAGGCGCTCGGCCAGTTTGATCTGGCTGAGGTTGTGTTCGCGCTTGTAGCGCGAGAGAAAATCGATCCAGTTTTCCATGACCGGAACAATACGGGCTGTATTAATCTCATCAATACACATTGTGAATTATCTTCAAGGAGCTAATTAGTACAAATTGACCTATGCTCGGCATTCACTGTCCTTGAAAGGAAATCGAAGGTATCCAAATGAATCCGCAGAAAAACGAAGATACAGATCTCGACAGCGAAGCCGCACGCCGCGCCCTCGACTATTACCTCAACCCCACCCCACCGCGGCCGAACCTGGACAACAAGCTCTGGGCCCTGCAGCCGGGGGTTTCCAGCACTGAAGCCCACGACCATGCGCTGGCCCTGCTGCGCTGCGCCGCAGCCACCGCCCACGAAACCGCCGTTCACCAAGACGGCATGACCCGCGAGATCACGCTGGCGCTGATGCACATGGTGAACATGGCCAGGGCGCTGCTGGAGCACAAGCAGGCGGTTCAATCAGAAGGGAAATAAGGGAGAAACGTGACAGCCGATTCACGGCAATGGCCCCGATTGCCGGGACCGAGGAAGTGCATCGGTAAAAGTATTTTGCCGAATTAAACAAATATCATTTGACTGGCAAATGATAACGATTATTATTGCACTCAGCAGGTCGCGAGACCCGCTGGATAACCTGGAGCCCTTAGGTCGGACTCTCAGATTATCTCCTCATCAGGCTAATCACGGTTTTTGACCCGGCTTTTTGCCGGGTCTTTTTTTTGGCTCTTCAGGCTAATGAAGAAGGGTTACCGCTTGAATGGCCGCGATGATAGCAAAGGTGTGTCAATTGGTGAACGGTTGTTACAGCGTTTTGCGCAAACAGCACTTGAGAATCAATCTCGTTACCATTAAGCTGGCTGCGCATCAGGGAAGATGCCCCCACCCCTACCCTTGAGCAAGGAGCAATCCATGACCCGCCTGCTGCTGCCCCTTGAACACGCCCCGCACACTGCTGCAGCACTGGATGATGACGCCTTGCTGCATGCCCTCAAGCGCCTGCCGCGCCGGGTGCAGCAAGTGTTTCTGCTCAACCGCCTCGATCAACTGGATTTTGCCGCTATCGCTGCCCGGCTCGATTTGCCCTTGCTCAGTATCGAGCGGCATATGAACCAAGTGTTGCAGGCCGCTCGCCCGCACGGCGATGGCTTGGCCGGTGTCGCCGGGCAATGGTATGTGCGCTTGCAAAGCCCGCAGGTGACCGCGTGCGAGCGGATTGATTTTCGCCGCTGGCTGGATGCAGCGCCCGCGCATCTTGAGGCGTTTCACCAGACCGAGCTGCGCTGGCGCAGCCTGCTCGGCCCAGCGCGACAGTTAGGCCACGATGACTGGTACCGGCAAGGCCGGGCCGCGTTGTCGCTGGGGGGCTGTTCGATTGCCATTGGGCTGGGCGTCGCAGCCCTGTTCGCCTTGGGTTTCTGGGCCTGATTTGTGGGTCGATGAGGTCGCTATCGCGGGGCAAGCCCGCTCCCACGTGCTGTTTCATTGAACACTGACAGCTTCATTGAACACTGTCAGCTTCATTGAACACTGACAGCTTCATTGAACACTGTCAGCTTCATTGAACACTGTCAGCTTCATTGAACACTGACAGCGTGGGAGCGGGCTTGCCCCGCGATAGCGACCTCACTGACACCACGCAACACTTTACCCGCACAACATTCGAACCAACCCCTCCACCGAGGGGTGTACAGTAGCGTCACAACAAAAGCCACAGGAGTCTGGCAATGACCGTGACGCTGTCCCCCCTGCAGATCGACTGCGATTTCGATTCCGGCAACATTCAGGTGAAGGACGCCAGCGACCCCAGTCGGGTACACCTGGCCATCCGCCCTGACAGCCACAGCGACCACTTCCAATGGTTCCACTTCAAGGTCGACGGCTTGACCCCGGGCCACACCCACCA comes from the Pseudomonas urmiensis genome and includes:
- a CDS encoding LexA family protein, with product MENWIDFLSRYKREHNLSQIKLAERLQMTQGGVGHWLRGSRRPTLQTINEKLEVLGLVYLEAQAMVVERDLVREAQGSYATEQPLSAQALRYASFRFPVLSWADLQEGLPTASELQEQTDYMPAGNAYWLPVENDSMNAASGKSVPEGMLILVDTGLEVQPGKLVIARQPGKSAVLRQLIEEGGERLLRPLNTRYPTVLCEPGCEFLGVVVRVHGIF
- a CDS encoding AMP-binding protein; translation: MNQPSYTRGRQDRPLLEQTIGQAFAATVARHADREALVVRHQGVRYIWQQLAEQVDAHARALMALGVNTGDRVGIWAPNCAQWCILQLASAKVGAILVNINPAYRVAELDYVLRQSGCRWLVCADAFKTSDYHAMVQALVPELATAAVGELASESLPQLRGVISLAAQPPQGFLPWQALAERAGQTSLEAYTARQQSLQFDQPVNIQYTSGTTGAPKGATLSHYNILNNGWMVGESLALSEHDRMVIPVPLYHCFGMVMANLGCITHGSTMIYPNDAFDPELTLRAVAEERASILYGVPTMFIAMLDHPSRQQLDLSSLRSGIMAGATCPIEVMRRVIEQMHMAQVQIAYGMTETSPVSLQTGPDDELELRVTTVGRTQPQLETKLIDEHGCIVARGQVGELCTRGYSVMLGYWDNPQASADAIDPARWMHSGDLAVMDEQGYVRIVGRNKDMIIRGGENIYPRELEEFFYTHPAVADAQVIGIPCSKYGEEVVAWIKLHPGHTATVEELHSWCKARMAHFKVPRHYRLVDEFPMTVTGKVQKFRMREISVEELTGQQRTA
- a CDS encoding alpha-1,4-glucan--maltose-1-phosphate maltosyltransferase; protein product: MSRSEPFESVPMANDHPEQAISLSQALLAPRLVIENTSPVLDGGTFAAKAISGQPVQVSSKVYSDGHDQLMVLLHWREANSRHWHGVTMQAAGNDLWLAEFTPVQLGLHLFSIEAWIDPFATYCHDLEKKYHAGVEVKLELEEGRLLLGKGAERSEGPLREAIVALQSRLSELPADEQVALLLDAETARLMIEAEHRSYLTRSAEFPLDVDRPAAQFASWYELFPRSITDDPERHGTFNDVHQRLPMIRDMGFDVLYFPPIHPIGKKHRKGRNNALQAEPSDPGSPYAIGSPEGGHDAIHPELGTREDFRRLVAAAAEHGLEIALDFAIQCSQDHPWLIEHPGWFSWRPDGSIRYAENPPKKYQDIVNVDFYAAEAVPSLWLALRDVVVGWVEEGVKTFRVDNPHTKPLPFWQWLIANVRSQHPEVIFLAEAFTKPAMMARLGKVGYAQSYTYFTWRTTKQELREYFEELNQPPWSQCYRPNFFVNTPDINPFFLQTSGRAGFLIRAALATMGSGLWGMYSGFELCEAAAIPGKEEYLDSEKYEIRPRDFTAPGNIVAEIAQLNRIRRQNRALQTHLGVAFFNCWNDNILYFAKRTPERDNYILVAISLDPHNVQEASFELPLWELGLDDDADTLGEDLMNGHRWTWHGKTQWMRIDPGYQPFGIWRIEKAG
- a CDS encoding acetyl-CoA carboxylase biotin carboxylase subunit; translation: MSQPTLTTLLVANRGEIACRVMRTAKAMGLTTVAVHSAIDREARHAREADIRIDLGGAKAAESYLDIDKLLAAAKASGAQAIHPGYGFLSENAGFARAIEQAGLIFLGPPASAIDAMGSKSAAKALMENAGVPLVPGYHGEAQDLETFRAAAERIGYPVLLKASAGGGGKGMKVVEEESQLADALASAQREAQSSFGDSRMLVEKYVLKPRHVEIQVFADQHGNCLYLNERDCSIQRRHQKVVEEAPAPGLSPELRQAMGQAAVRAAQAIGYVGAGTVEFLLDARGEFFFMEMNTRLQVEHPVTEAITGLDLVAWQIRVARGEALPISQAQVPLIGHAIEVRLYAEDPANEFLPATGTLSLYRESAPGEGRRVDSGVSEGDSVSPFYDPMLGKLIAWGEDREQARLRLLAMLDEFAIGGVKTNIAFLRRILAHPAFAAAELDTGFIARHQEVLLPTASELPAAFWQAAAEAWLQSTPAQLRADDPGSPWDEREGLRLGLPARSSVHLTSAGQDQAVALERSAPSTLRLEGEQLCEDRDGLRRRHLAIRRAGTLYLRWEGDMHAITAFDPIAEAEASHSHQGGLSAPMNGSIVRVLVEPGQLVEAGTALVVLEAMKMEHSIRAPQGGTVQALFCQEGDMVSEGAVLVELAD
- a CDS encoding carboxyl transferase domain-containing protein — translated: MAILHTQINPRSAEFAANGAAMLEQVQALRGLLAHIAQGGGPKAQERHTSRGKLLPRERIDRLLDAGSAFLEVGQLAAHEVYGEDVPAAGVIAGIGRVEGVECMIVANDATVKGGSYYPLTVKKHLRAQTIALQNRLPCIYLVDSGGANLPRQDEVFPDREHFGRIFFNQANMSALGIPQIAVVMGSCTAGGAYVPAMADEAIMVRQQATIFLAGPPLVKAATGEVVSAEDLGGADVHCRTSGVADHYADNDEHALALARRSVANLNWHKLGKLQRQAPVAPLYAADELYGVVPADAKQPFDVREVIARLVDGSVFDEFKALFGTTLVCGFAHLHGYPVAILANNGILFAEAAQKGAHFIELACQRGIPLLFLQNITGFMVGKKYEEGGIAKHGAKLVTAVACAQVPKFTVIIGGSFGAGNYGMCGRAYDPRFLWMWPNARIGVMGAEQAAGVLAQVKREQSERSGQAFSADDEAKLKQPILDQYERQGHPYYSSARLWDDGVIDPAQTRDVLGLALSAALNAPIEQSRFGIFRM
- a CDS encoding gamma-carboxygeranoyl-CoA hydratase; protein product: MSDFSTLELIKDPRGFATLWLNRADKNNAFNAQMIRELIVAIDQLGADASLRFVVLRGRGRHFSAGADLAWMQQSAQLDFNTNLDDAHELGELMYNLHNLKLPTVAVVQGAAFGGALGLISCCDMAIGAEDSQFCLSEVRIGLAPAVISPFVVKAIGERAARRYALTAERFSGLRARELGLLAEAYPGAELEQQVEAWVDNLLLNSPQALRVSKELLREVGHGELTPAVRRYCENSIARIRVSPEGQEGLRAFLEKRRPAWQDFDKEPRP
- a CDS encoding isovaleryl-CoA dehydrogenase, which produces MHYPSLNFALGETVDMLREQVQAFVAAELAPRAAQIDQDNLFPADMWRKFGDMGLLGVTVPEEYGGAGLGYLAHVVAMEEISRGSASVALSYGAHSNLCVNQINRNGSHEQKQKYLPKLISGEHIGALAMSEPNAGSDVVSMKLRAEKRGDHYVLNGSKTWITNGPDANTYVIYAKTDLDKGAHGISAFIVERDWKGFTRSNKFDKLGMRGSNTCELFFDDVQVPEENILGQLNGGVRVLMSGLDYERVVLSGGPTGIMQACMDLVVPYIHDRKQFGQSIGEFQLIQGKIADMYTQLNASRAYLYAVAQACDRGETTRKDAAGVILYTAERATQMALEAIQILGGNGYINEFPAGRLLRDAKLYEIGAGTSEIRRMLIGRELFNETR
- a CDS encoding DUF6124 family protein is translated as MNPQKNEDTDLDSEAARRALDYYLNPTPPRPNLDNKLWALQPGVSSTEAHDHALALLRCAAATAHETAVHQDGMTREITLALMHMVNMARALLEHKQAVQSEGK